One region of Strongyloides ratti genome assembly S_ratti_ED321, chromosome : X genomic DNA includes:
- a CDS encoding Sphingomyelin synthase-like domain-containing protein yields MDTDTSILPGIKRQITLQRSKTFLALLLLIFGWVINIITLAWVHDRVPRNYEPLPDLFFSIFPEIPETIRITEFIMLFMVINALGVIYFHQHRWIVGRRVFLCIAISYIFRAICICLLQVPVPSKNTYCAPQEISSFSVVSRRVITTFWSAGIEFLRPRILCGDLLVSGHTICLFTALYTFKHYAPQKLRVLNILYRIMALIAIICILFARKHYSIDVFLGYIVATNVFRIYHSLMYSFHQNEMDKNLLSQNILSGMVAYFEKDALPPYLFANIFEVPSLINDKYFSKFCGYKKELRNLDI; encoded by the exons atggaTACTGATACAAGCATATTACCTGGAATTAAAAGACAAATAACATTACAACGTTCAAAAACATTTCTAGCGTTACTTTTATTG aTATTTGGATGggttattaatattattacccTTGCATGGGTACATGATCGTGTACCAAGAAATTATGAACCATTACCAGATTTGTTTTTCAGTATATTTCCAGAGATTCCAGAAACAATTCGAATCACAGaatttataatgttatttatGGTTATTAATGCACTTGGAGTTATCTATTTTCATCAACATCGTTGGATTGTAGGAAGAAGagtatttttatgtattgcaatatcatatatatttagagCCATATGTATTTGTTTACTTCAAGTTCCTGTACCATCAAAAAATACTTACTGTGCACCACAAGAAATTAGTAGTTTTTCAGTTGTATCAAGAAGAGTTATTACTACATTTTGGTCAGCTGGAATTGAATTTCTTAGGCCAAGAATATTATGTGGTGATCTTTTAGTATCTGGTCATACTATATGTTTATTTACAGCtctttatacttttaaacaTTATGCACCACAGAAATTGCGTGTTTTAA atattttatatagaaTTATGGCATTAATAGCAATTATTTGTATCTTATTTGCCCGTAAACATTATTCTATTGATGTATTTTTAGGATATATTGTAGCAACAAATGTCTTTAGAATTTATCATTCATTAATGTATAGTTTTCATCAAAATGAAATggataaaaatcttttatcacaaaatatattatcaggTATGGTAGcatattttgaaaaagatGCTTTACCACCATACCTATTTGCAAATATATTTGAAGTACCatcattaataaatgataaatatttttctaaattttgtGGATACAAAAAAGAATTACGCAATCTTgacatttaa